A region from the Nesterenkonia lacusekhoensis genome encodes:
- a CDS encoding sulfite exporter TauE/SafE family protein, protein MDALLDFSLNGLGLGALLLVLLAGIWAGAINTVVGSGTLVTFPVLVAMGVPPVSATVSNAMGLIAGNFTGAWGYRREIRQVRSILAKLIPASLVGGVIGATLLITLPEEVFGRAAPVLIIISLAFVILQPRLSRWVKARAARREQPMDAEEGEERDVSEERKSPSMPAVGLVLTLLVFLAGIYGGYFVAAQGILLMAILGIFLAANIQQANGVKNLLVAVVNLTAAISYVIVDFLIREPDDRVILWGVVLIIAVGSTVGGLIGAWVGRRLSPVVLRTVIVTLGLVALAVMLNNLFGWV, encoded by the coding sequence ATGGACGCTCTTCTCGATTTCAGTCTGAACGGCCTCGGCCTGGGGGCGCTGCTTCTGGTGCTGCTGGCCGGCATCTGGGCCGGTGCGATCAACACGGTGGTCGGCTCCGGGACGCTGGTGACCTTCCCGGTGCTGGTGGCGATGGGTGTGCCTCCCGTCTCGGCCACCGTCTCCAACGCCATGGGTCTGATCGCCGGAAACTTCACCGGGGCCTGGGGCTATCGGCGGGAGATCCGGCAGGTCAGGAGCATTCTGGCCAAGCTGATCCCGGCGTCGCTGGTGGGCGGCGTCATCGGCGCCACGCTGCTGATCACGCTGCCGGAGGAGGTCTTCGGCCGTGCCGCTCCGGTCCTGATCATCATCTCGCTGGCCTTCGTCATCCTGCAGCCCCGGCTCTCCCGCTGGGTGAAGGCCCGCGCGGCCCGCCGTGAGCAGCCGATGGATGCCGAAGAGGGCGAGGAACGCGATGTCTCAGAGGAGAGGAAGTCGCCCTCGATGCCGGCAGTGGGCCTGGTGCTAACCCTGCTGGTCTTCCTCGCCGGGATCTACGGCGGCTACTTCGTGGCCGCCCAGGGGATCCTGCTCATGGCCATCCTCGGCATCTTCCTGGCGGCGAACATCCAACAGGCCAACGGCGTGAAGAACCTGTTGGTGGCCGTGGTGAACCTGACCGCTGCGATCAGCTACGTCATCGTCGACTTCCTGATCCGAGAGCCCGACGACCGCGTGATCCTCTGGGGAGTGGTGCTGATCATCGCAGTGGGCTCCACCGTGGGTGGGCTGATCGGTGCCTGGGTCGGGCGCCGTCTGTCACCGGTGGTGCTGCGCACTGTCATCGTGACGCTGGGCCTGGTGGCGCTGGCCGTCATGCTCAACAACCTCTTCGGCTGGGTCTGA
- a CDS encoding ABC transporter ATP-binding protein produces the protein MSSVLDIRHATVRRGRKLLLDDVSWTVGADERWVVMGPNGAGKSTLMQLAAAQMFPTSGSVSVLEETLGAVDVFELRPRIGFCSNAVANTIPPRETALNAVVTAAYGVTGRWREDYERLDERRAFDLLNTWGVGTVFDRPFSTLSEGERKRVQIARALMTDPELLLFDEPGAGLDLAGRESLVASMAELVAWEDAPTSVLVTHHLEEIPQGFTHVLLLRDGQVVSAGPMGETLTAENLSRTFDMPLDLVERSGRYSAFMKQ, from the coding sequence ATGAGTTCAGTGCTCGATATCCGACATGCCACCGTGCGCCGTGGCCGCAAGCTTCTGCTCGATGACGTCTCCTGGACCGTGGGCGCCGATGAGCGCTGGGTGGTAATGGGTCCCAACGGGGCCGGAAAGAGCACCCTGATGCAGCTGGCGGCGGCTCAGATGTTCCCCACCTCCGGCAGCGTCTCCGTGTTGGAGGAGACGCTCGGCGCGGTGGACGTCTTCGAGCTGCGTCCGAGGATCGGCTTCTGCTCCAATGCGGTGGCCAACACCATTCCACCGCGTGAGACGGCGCTCAATGCGGTGGTCACCGCGGCCTACGGAGTCACCGGACGCTGGCGCGAGGACTACGAGAGGCTCGACGAGCGCCGCGCCTTCGACCTGCTCAACACGTGGGGAGTGGGCACGGTCTTCGATCGCCCCTTCTCCACCCTCTCGGAGGGGGAGCGCAAGCGTGTGCAGATCGCTCGTGCGCTGATGACCGACCCGGAGCTGCTGCTCTTCGACGAACCCGGTGCCGGACTGGACCTGGCCGGCCGTGAGTCCCTGGTGGCTTCGATGGCTGAGCTGGTCGCGTGGGAGGATGCGCCGACCTCCGTGCTGGTGACCCATCACTTGGAGGAGATCCCTCAAGGCTTCACCCATGTGCTGCTCCTGCGTGACGGGCAGGTCGTCAGCGCTGGGCCGATGGGCGAGACGCTGACCGCTGAGAACCTCTCGAGAACCTTTGACATGCCGCTGGACCTGGTGGAACGTTCGGGCCGCTACAGCGCTTTTATGAAACAGTAG
- the serB gene encoding phosphoserine phosphatase SerB, translating into MTHSPDLPAGTVAMLAAEHLDAALMRSLTKEFERRGAVHSVELREVALRETDGADGTAQAVRWSVTLDDADDSFGSQLIEALFEDAVGILAETNGGPEHVTSTVLPVQHRPAPDSGAALLMDVDSTLIDQEVIELLARHAGREAEVAAVTERAMRGELDFTQSLHARVATLEGLPSSVIDAAVDAVTPTQGAHALIGAFAAKAWPAYAVSGGFLQVLEPLAGRLGLAGFHANDLSIDQGALAGTVEGAVVDRAAKKEYLLARCAEHGLQPHQVVAIGDGANDLDMVTAAGVGVAFCPKPALAEQADLVIRHRSLELVALALGL; encoded by the coding sequence ATGACCCACTCTCCTGATCTGCCCGCCGGGACGGTCGCGATGCTGGCGGCCGAACACCTCGACGCTGCGCTGATGCGTTCGCTGACCAAGGAGTTCGAACGCCGAGGCGCCGTCCACAGTGTGGAGCTGCGCGAGGTCGCCCTGCGCGAGACCGACGGCGCCGACGGCACCGCCCAGGCGGTGCGGTGGTCCGTGACGTTGGATGACGCCGACGACTCCTTCGGCTCCCAGCTCATCGAGGCCCTGTTCGAGGACGCAGTCGGGATCCTCGCCGAGACCAACGGTGGCCCCGAGCACGTCACCTCCACCGTCCTGCCCGTCCAGCACCGACCGGCCCCCGACTCCGGCGCGGCGCTGCTGATGGACGTCGACTCCACGCTGATCGACCAGGAGGTCATCGAGCTTCTGGCCCGCCACGCCGGCCGCGAGGCCGAAGTCGCCGCGGTCACCGAACGCGCCATGCGCGGCGAGCTGGACTTCACCCAGTCCCTCCATGCCCGGGTGGCCACGCTGGAGGGACTGCCCAGCTCGGTCATCGATGCCGCCGTGGACGCCGTCACCCCCACACAGGGCGCCCACGCGCTGATCGGCGCCTTCGCCGCCAAAGCATGGCCCGCCTACGCCGTCTCCGGAGGCTTCCTCCAGGTCCTCGAGCCGCTGGCCGGCCGATTGGGCCTGGCCGGCTTCCACGCCAACGATCTCAGCATCGATCAGGGCGCGCTGGCCGGGACGGTGGAGGGCGCGGTGGTCGACCGCGCGGCGAAGAAGGAATACCTGCTGGCCCGCTGCGCTGAGCACGGCCTGCAGCCCCACCAGGTCGTGGCGATCGGCGACGGCGCCAACGACCTCGACATGGTCACCGCCGCCGGCGTCGGCGTCGCGTTCTGTCCCAAGCCCGCACTGGCCGAACAGGCGGACCTGGTCATCAGGCATCGTTCGCTGGAGCTCGTCGCTCTGGCGCTGGGTCTCTAG
- the tkt gene encoding transketolase, whose protein sequence is MTDQAVFTDLDKRAVDTLRVLAADAVEKVGSGHPGTAMSLAPAAYLLFQKVMKHDPSDPTWIGRDRFILSPGHTSLTLYLQLYFSGYGLELDDIKALRTWDSKTPGHPEYGHTDGVEITTGPLGQGLASAVGFAYGQRRFRGLLDAEAAAGESPFDHNVWVIASDGDLQEGVTSEASSLAGHQELGNLNVIWDDNKISIEDDTDIAFTEDVLARYEAYGWHVQRVDWLKTGDYAEDVEELSRALDAAKAETSKPSLIALRTVIGWPAPTKQNTGGIHGAKLGGEELEGLKTALGFDPEQHFHVDDEVIAHAREIKQRSLETRQEWEKGFQAWREANPESAELFDRLSEGRLPEGWESELPEFPAGEAVATRAASGKVLNAVAEVLPELWGGSADLAGSNNTILSGSPSFVPSDRSTDKFEGNPYGRNLHFGIREHAAAAITNGIQLSVPLRTYNGTFLIFSDYQRPAVRLAALMGVGSIFVWTHDSIGLGEDGPTHQPVEQLTSLRAIPNLDVVRPGDANEVAVAWREVLKSSERPAGLALTRQGIATFARGAGEATATEFGSVEGAAKGAYVLAEAVRDGAVVTPDVVLIATGSEVELAVEARESLAEEGVAARVVSAPCLEWFDGQDADYREKVIPSSVKARVAVEAGHPMTWYRYVGDAGRVVGLDHFGASADYKTLYKEFGITSEAVAAAAQESIAAAS, encoded by the coding sequence GTGACCGATCAAGCCGTATTCACCGACCTGGACAAGCGCGCGGTCGACACGCTGCGCGTGCTGGCCGCAGACGCCGTGGAGAAGGTCGGCTCCGGCCACCCCGGTACGGCGATGTCGCTGGCCCCGGCCGCCTACCTGCTCTTCCAGAAGGTCATGAAGCATGACCCCTCGGATCCGACGTGGATCGGCCGCGACCGTTTCATCCTCTCCCCCGGTCACACCTCACTGACCCTCTATCTGCAGCTCTACTTCTCCGGATACGGCCTGGAGCTCGACGACATCAAGGCCCTGCGCACCTGGGACTCCAAGACCCCGGGCCACCCCGAGTACGGCCACACCGACGGCGTCGAGATCACCACCGGCCCGCTGGGCCAGGGCCTGGCCTCGGCCGTGGGCTTCGCCTACGGCCAGCGCCGCTTCCGCGGACTGCTCGATGCCGAGGCTGCCGCTGGCGAGTCTCCCTTCGACCACAACGTGTGGGTCATCGCCTCCGACGGCGATCTGCAGGAGGGCGTCACCTCTGAGGCCTCCTCGCTGGCCGGGCACCAGGAGCTGGGCAACCTCAACGTCATCTGGGACGACAACAAGATCTCCATCGAGGACGACACCGACATCGCCTTCACCGAGGACGTCCTGGCCCGCTATGAGGCCTACGGCTGGCACGTCCAGCGGGTGGACTGGCTGAAGACCGGCGACTACGCCGAGGATGTCGAGGAGCTCTCCCGCGCCCTCGACGCCGCCAAGGCCGAGACCTCCAAGCCCTCACTGATCGCGCTGCGGACTGTGATCGGCTGGCCGGCCCCCACCAAGCAGAACACCGGCGGGATCCACGGCGCCAAGCTCGGCGGCGAGGAGCTCGAGGGCCTGAAGACGGCACTGGGCTTCGACCCCGAGCAGCACTTCCACGTGGACGATGAGGTCATCGCCCACGCACGGGAGATCAAGCAGCGAAGCCTCGAGACCCGTCAGGAGTGGGAGAAGGGATTCCAGGCCTGGCGCGAGGCCAACCCGGAGTCCGCCGAACTCTTCGACCGCCTCTCCGAGGGCCGGCTGCCCGAGGGCTGGGAGTCCGAGCTTCCGGAGTTCCCCGCCGGCGAGGCCGTCGCCACCCGTGCGGCCTCCGGCAAGGTGCTCAACGCCGTCGCCGAGGTGCTGCCCGAGCTCTGGGGCGGCTCCGCCGACCTGGCCGGTTCGAACAACACCATCCTCTCCGGCTCCCCGTCCTTCGTGCCGAGCGATCGCTCCACCGATAAGTTCGAGGGCAACCCCTACGGACGGAACCTGCACTTCGGCATCCGCGAGCATGCCGCCGCGGCCATCACCAACGGCATCCAGCTCTCCGTTCCGCTGCGCACCTACAACGGCACCTTCCTGATCTTCTCCGACTATCAGCGCCCCGCCGTCCGGCTGGCCGCACTGATGGGCGTGGGATCGATCTTCGTCTGGACCCACGACTCCATCGGTCTGGGCGAGGACGGTCCGACCCATCAGCCGGTCGAGCAGCTGACCAGCCTGCGCGCCATCCCGAACCTGGACGTGGTCCGCCCCGGCGACGCCAACGAGGTGGCTGTGGCCTGGCGCGAGGTCCTCAAGAGCTCCGAGCGGCCTGCCGGCCTGGCCCTGACCCGCCAGGGCATCGCCACCTTCGCCCGCGGAGCCGGAGAGGCCACCGCCACCGAGTTCGGCTCGGTCGAGGGTGCGGCCAAGGGCGCCTATGTCCTGGCCGAAGCGGTCCGGGACGGCGCCGTGGTGACCCCCGACGTCGTGCTGATCGCCACCGGATCCGAGGTGGAGTTGGCCGTCGAGGCCCGCGAATCCCTCGCCGAGGAGGGCGTGGCCGCCCGCGTGGTCTCCGCCCCCTGCCTGGAGTGGTTCGATGGGCAGGATGCCGACTACCGCGAGAAGGTCATCCCGTCCTCGGTGAAGGCACGCGTGGCCGTGGAGGCAGGGCACCCGATGACCTGGTACCGCTACGTCGGCGACGCCGGCCGTGTGGTCGGTCTCGACCACTTCGGCGCCTCGGCCGACTACAAGACCCTCTACAAGGAGTTCGGCATCACCTCCGAGGCCGTGGCCGCCGCGGCTCAGGAGTCCATCGCTGCGGCCTCCTGA
- the tal gene encoding transaldolase, translating into MTANPNTQALSDVGVSIWLDDLSRERLNSGSLAQLIETHNVVGVTTNPTIFESALQNGEAYEQQLAELAAKGADAEQAVFEITTSDVREACDVFAGVHAATDGVDGRVSIEVDPRMARDADATIAEAKRLYDAVGRENVMIKIPATVEGIEAIAATLAEGISVNVTLIFSLERYRAVINAFMLGLEKAHAAGRDLSKIHSVASFFVSRVDGEVDKRLELAAEEGKPGTEKLRSQAAIANARLAHQIAGESFSSERWQLLADRGAHPQRLLLASTGTKDPNLSDTLYVTELAAAGVVNTMPEKTLNALADHGEIDGDTMTDTYVESNRVLDGISAAGISYREVVDHLEADGLSKFDKSWEGLLGTITEGLKRNDS; encoded by the coding sequence ATGACTGCAAACCCGAACACCCAGGCCCTCTCCGATGTGGGCGTCTCCATCTGGCTCGACGATCTGTCCCGCGAGCGGCTGAACTCCGGCTCGCTGGCTCAGCTCATCGAGACCCACAACGTGGTCGGTGTGACCACCAACCCCACGATCTTCGAGTCCGCCCTCCAGAACGGCGAGGCCTATGAGCAGCAGCTCGCAGAGCTGGCGGCCAAGGGCGCCGACGCCGAGCAGGCGGTCTTCGAGATCACCACCTCTGATGTGCGCGAGGCCTGCGACGTCTTCGCCGGAGTCCACGCCGCCACCGACGGCGTGGACGGCCGCGTCTCCATCGAGGTGGACCCACGCATGGCTCGCGACGCCGACGCGACGATCGCTGAGGCCAAGCGTCTCTACGACGCAGTGGGCCGTGAGAACGTGATGATCAAGATTCCCGCCACGGTGGAGGGCATCGAGGCCATCGCCGCGACCCTCGCCGAGGGCATCAGCGTCAACGTGACCCTGATCTTCTCGCTGGAGCGCTACCGCGCGGTCATCAACGCCTTCATGCTGGGCCTGGAGAAGGCCCACGCCGCCGGCCGCGATCTGTCGAAGATCCACTCGGTGGCTTCCTTCTTCGTATCCCGCGTGGACGGCGAAGTCGACAAGCGTCTGGAGCTGGCCGCGGAAGAGGGCAAGCCCGGCACCGAGAAGCTTCGGAGCCAGGCCGCCATCGCCAACGCCCGCCTGGCCCACCAGATCGCCGGAGAGTCCTTCAGCTCCGAGCGCTGGCAGCTGCTGGCTGATCGCGGTGCCCACCCGCAGCGCCTGCTGCTGGCCTCCACCGGCACCAAGGACCCCAACCTCTCGGACACCCTCTACGTGACGGAGCTGGCCGCAGCGGGAGTGGTGAACACGATGCCGGAGAAGACGCTGAACGCACTGGCCGACCACGGCGAGATCGACGGCGACACCATGACCGACACCTACGTGGAGTCCAACCGGGTCCTCGACGGCATCTCCGCCGCCGGGATCAGCTACCGCGAGGTGGTCGATCACCTGGAGGCTGACGGACTGTCCAAGTTCGACAAGTCCTGGGAAGGCCTGCTCGGAACCATCACCGAGGGCCTCAAGCGCAACGACAGCTGA
- a CDS encoding glucose-6-phosphate isomerase: MSSLSLSLRGAAREAADHHVPGLVDHEFASRLAAQDHTLWGTAAEDEASKRLGWVSLFEDSRSLLPRIAALREELAAEGVDRVVLAGMGGSSLAPEVICATDGVELTVLDSTDPQQVAAVISESLERTVLVVSSKSGSTVETDSQRRIVQQALSEAGIDAQARTVVVTDPGSPLAEQSAEAGVRAIFEADPSVGGRYSALTAFGLVPAGLAGADVEALLEDAEETMAVLAEDDSSNPGLQLGSAIGGSLSSRPDGVLRNKLVITDAGSPLVGLGAWIEQLIAESTGKEGTGVLPVIVADGEPELHTDAEDLLITQIIDVDAEDGASVDGDDADTVVSPHVVRTGGSLGAQFMLWEIATAVAGSLLGINPFDQPDVESAKKAARGLLDSPAPETAEPVVDGAVEIRVSGTESVTGQTVSEVLGSLLEQLPSDGYLAVMAYLDRIAEASLEEIRPQLAAAAGRPTTFGWGPRFLHSTGQFHKGGPHVGVFLQITAGAAEDLEVPQRPFTLSQLISAQADGDAQVLAGHGMPVVQLHLRDRAAGLQQLTDAVDSLS, from the coding sequence ATGAGTTCGCTTTCGCTGAGCCTCCGCGGCGCCGCCCGCGAAGCCGCCGACCATCACGTCCCGGGACTGGTGGATCACGAGTTCGCCTCACGGCTGGCAGCCCAGGACCACACTCTGTGGGGAACCGCCGCAGAGGACGAGGCTTCGAAGCGTCTGGGCTGGGTGAGCCTGTTCGAGGACTCCCGCTCCCTGCTCCCCCGCATCGCCGCACTGCGTGAGGAGCTCGCCGCAGAGGGCGTGGACCGCGTGGTCCTCGCCGGCATGGGCGGCTCCTCCCTGGCGCCCGAGGTCATCTGCGCCACAGACGGCGTGGAGCTGACCGTCCTGGACTCCACCGATCCGCAGCAGGTCGCCGCCGTGATCTCCGAATCCCTGGAGCGCACCGTGCTGGTGGTCTCCTCCAAGTCCGGCTCCACCGTGGAGACCGATTCCCAGCGGCGCATCGTCCAGCAGGCTCTGAGCGAAGCCGGCATCGACGCCCAGGCCCGCACCGTGGTGGTCACCGACCCGGGCTCACCGCTGGCCGAGCAGTCCGCCGAGGCCGGAGTCCGCGCCATCTTCGAGGCCGACCCGAGCGTGGGCGGGCGCTACTCCGCCCTGACCGCGTTCGGCCTGGTCCCGGCCGGACTGGCCGGTGCCGACGTCGAGGCTCTGCTGGAGGACGCCGAGGAGACGATGGCCGTGCTGGCCGAGGACGACTCCTCCAACCCTGGCCTGCAGCTGGGATCCGCCATCGGTGGCTCCCTGTCCTCCCGTCCGGACGGAGTGCTGCGCAACAAGCTGGTCATCACTGATGCCGGTTCTCCGCTGGTGGGCCTGGGCGCCTGGATCGAGCAGCTGATCGCCGAGTCCACGGGCAAAGAGGGGACCGGCGTGCTGCCGGTCATCGTCGCCGACGGTGAGCCCGAGCTGCACACCGACGCCGAGGACCTGCTGATCACCCAGATCATCGACGTCGACGCCGAGGACGGCGCTTCGGTGGACGGCGACGACGCCGACACCGTGGTCAGCCCCCACGTGGTGCGCACCGGGGGAAGCCTGGGCGCCCAGTTCATGCTCTGGGAGATCGCCACCGCCGTGGCAGGCTCCCTGCTGGGCATCAATCCCTTCGACCAGCCCGACGTCGAGTCCGCCAAGAAGGCTGCCCGCGGTCTGCTGGACTCTCCCGCACCCGAGACCGCAGAACCGGTGGTCGACGGGGCCGTGGAGATCCGCGTCTCCGGAACAGAGTCTGTGACCGGCCAGACCGTCTCAGAGGTCCTGGGCTCCCTGCTGGAGCAGCTGCCCTCCGACGGCTACCTCGCCGTGATGGCCTATCTGGACCGCATCGCAGAGGCTTCCCTGGAGGAGATCCGGCCGCAGCTGGCCGCTGCGGCCGGCCGGCCCACCACCTTCGGCTGGGGACCGCGCTTCCTGCACTCCACCGGACAGTTCCACAAGGGCGGCCCCCACGTCGGGGTCTTCCTGCAGATCACCGCCGGAGCCGCAGAGGACCTCGAGGTGCCTCAGCGGCCGTTCACCCTGAGCCAGCTGATCTCAGCCCAGGCCGATGGGGACGCACAGGTCCTGGCAGGCCACGGCATGCCTGTGGTCCAGCTTCACCTGAGGGACCGCGCCGCGGGCCTGCAGCAGCTCACCGACGCCGTCGACTCACTTTCCTGA
- the zwf gene encoding glucose-6-phosphate dehydrogenase, translating to MKNGNPLRDPRDRRLNRIAGPSAMVMFGVTGDLARKKLLPAIYDLANRGLLPPSFSLVGFGRREWTHEQFAEEVLGHVKASARTAFDQRVWDQLSAGLRFVQGEGFDDDDAFARLGETLKELETSRGTRGNHAFYLSIPPNSFEVVCQKLAAHGLASRDQVQSPSGSAQQPWSRVVIEKPFGHDLESARELNRVVEEVFPPDAVFRIDHYLGKETVQNLLALRFANQLFEPLWNNQHVDHVQITMAEDIGIGGRASYYDGVGAARDVIQNHLLQLLALTAMEEPISFDADHLRAEKEKVLAAVKLPEDLGAASARGQYTSGWQGGEKVVGFLDEEGFNPESKTETYAALKLDINTRRWAGVPFYLRAGKRLGRRVTEIAVIFKRAPNLLFQDHEDDEFGQNAVVIRVQPDEGATIRFASKVPGTQMEVRDVTMDFGYGHAFTEDSPEAYERLILDVLLGEPPLFPRHEEVELSWKILDPFEEHWESLESQPEPYAPGSWGPDSAHELLARDGRTWRRP from the coding sequence ATGAAGAACGGCAACCCGCTGCGCGATCCGCGCGATCGTCGGCTGAACCGGATCGCCGGACCCAGCGCCATGGTGATGTTCGGCGTCACCGGCGATCTGGCACGCAAGAAGCTGCTGCCGGCGATCTATGACCTGGCCAACCGGGGCCTCCTCCCGCCGAGCTTCTCCCTGGTGGGCTTCGGGCGCCGAGAGTGGACCCATGAGCAGTTCGCCGAGGAGGTCCTCGGCCATGTGAAGGCCTCGGCACGCACCGCCTTCGACCAGCGCGTCTGGGACCAGCTCTCTGCCGGTCTGCGCTTCGTCCAGGGCGAGGGCTTCGACGACGATGATGCCTTCGCTCGGCTCGGCGAGACCCTCAAGGAGCTGGAGACCTCCCGCGGCACGCGGGGCAACCACGCCTTCTACCTGTCCATCCCGCCGAACTCCTTCGAAGTGGTCTGCCAGAAGCTGGCCGCCCACGGGTTGGCCTCACGCGATCAGGTGCAGTCGCCGTCGGGCTCTGCCCAGCAGCCCTGGAGCCGCGTGGTCATCGAGAAGCCCTTCGGACATGACCTGGAGTCCGCCCGGGAGCTCAACCGCGTGGTCGAGGAGGTGTTCCCTCCGGATGCGGTCTTCCGGATCGACCACTACCTGGGCAAGGAGACGGTCCAGAACCTGCTGGCACTGCGCTTCGCCAACCAGCTCTTCGAGCCGCTCTGGAACAACCAGCATGTGGATCATGTCCAGATCACCATGGCCGAGGACATCGGCATCGGCGGACGGGCCAGCTACTACGACGGTGTGGGTGCGGCCCGCGACGTCATCCAGAACCACCTGCTCCAGCTCCTGGCGCTGACCGCCATGGAGGAGCCCATCTCCTTCGATGCGGATCATCTGCGTGCTGAGAAGGAGAAGGTGCTGGCCGCGGTGAAGCTGCCGGAGGACCTGGGCGCCGCCTCAGCCCGGGGCCAGTACACCTCCGGCTGGCAGGGCGGGGAGAAGGTGGTCGGCTTCCTCGACGAGGAGGGCTTCAACCCGGAGTCCAAGACCGAGACCTACGCCGCGCTGAAGCTGGACATCAACACACGCCGCTGGGCGGGGGTCCCCTTCTACCTGCGGGCCGGCAAGCGTCTGGGACGTCGAGTGACTGAGATCGCCGTGATCTTCAAGCGCGCTCCCAACCTGCTCTTCCAGGACCACGAGGACGACGAGTTCGGCCAGAACGCCGTGGTCATCCGCGTGCAGCCGGATGAGGGCGCCACCATCCGCTTCGCCTCCAAGGTGCCGGGCACCCAGATGGAGGTCCGTGATGTGACCATGGACTTCGGCTATGGACATGCCTTCACCGAGGACAGCCCTGAAGCCTACGAACGCCTCATCCTGGATGTCCTGCTGGGCGAGCCCCCGCTGTTCCCCCGTCATGAGGAGGTCGAGCTCTCCTGGAAGATCCTTGATCCCTTCGAGGAGCACTGGGAATCCCTGGAATCCCAGCCGGAGCCCTACGCCCCAGGCAGCTGGGGCCCGGATTCCGCCCATGAGCTGCTGGCCCGCGACGGACGCACCTGGCGCAGGCCGTGA